A window from Lampris incognitus isolate fLamInc1 chromosome 5, fLamInc1.hap2, whole genome shotgun sequence encodes these proteins:
- the fam193a gene encoding protein FAM193A isoform X1: MSPTDAKRGAKRRKNKRGGGSGCGAVCSASGKAGAVSALGSPATAAPAPVVSFLTPSTNGSGNAGPISGLNGEVPMNNNITPQFTEGPVNADFSGVLQTPFTFGLNQRAPYTAGDRCLLCRCERKDSALQSEPGLLGQNGTAQPTKTSSALQLPLWVCPDCRRTVEKEDRHTALEQSLGNQDFLLHMPVGNGNLGQEPATGDRLTTAAPTLPMLPAPDLTTQMTVDTVCSCEACNDRREIPSESERESQQLQNHWSEVRYLVRCIYRQTGTSLADDHDQPLDRDKEGMKELVDRLCEKDPYQLYQRLEQQAREYVLEMKVRLLKHLSAGSKAAGPSGAVASAHGPPQAHQFISLLLEEYNALCQAARTISSFLLTLENEHLQKFQVTWELHNKHLFENLVFSEPILHSSLPALVAQLKHGTASHDSYSEDMYRTLLESYQQLQQEMAAVAAEWQECEKRIDDYVDEQLLFKVEGQNLTNQRTEPHKSLISKNTLKTKQRMLKEDWEFFKQRRFIEEQLTNSKKSVTGDNFTDTMRMLSSRLSIPDCPNCNYRRRCTCDDCSLSHILTCGIMDSPIAEDLHIKLPLQGDPPRDYLAEVHPPSLSSGSSASGSNSSSPITIQQHPRLILPEGDNNTFISDDDEVPSLSTKFEDIFPVSGYENPSNVTATVNGLHSELNGGGENETLKEGSPQGSSSSSSSEGDEEEADGESGGEPPGQQAELLSGKNNSPPPSYNHQQVEQIQHACECHVCNQDPSSSTLGPATCLPPGRLHTTPPPTVGHQFFTDNKTPPTHPALHLYPHIHGHLPLRNLSHLPRPLLHPTLYPPSPPLAHNKPLPPTPTLNHSAAKQPAFSPTLQDHVYQNCFGGAGGAGGAGGTGDWNSSLQCLSLKFENLWDAALMKSWNPSVLLPESLPGDMLGPPLPDVPLPPTTSISPHGEHPSLPTTLAPSSSSSSSTSSSSSSSEAKEQKRSGAKKKCLYNFQDAFMDTSRVVMATSASTASVSCTATTVQSSNNPPIHLASKRPNFLDDVFHSQGKEDHRQPTPVAPRNSPTGMASLPPLSGQALLPAPTTHLPTMGSQPFPKMATPAQGFMEAHQGLCLPPAEPPATSAEGPISAPPSVCSDPDCEGHRCEGNGAYDHQVYDGEESQDEDSCSEHSSSTSTSTNQKEGKYCDCCYCEFFGHGGPPAAPTSRNYAEMREKLRLRLTKRKEEQPKREEQQPVLERDGGVEDHRRVEDLLQFINSADSKPASSSKAAKRARHKQKKMEEKARLEAEAREREEQQLLEEQQRRQRQEEEEAELQRELLRLQELQHLRAAKKKKKEKAKENTAPPQNNPQPLKQTAQNVLENLQNGKSQLLQSLIHLPDHKEPRLDPTTPRPHTQHSPKSNRDKALSPEDSTPISSASLHNGTSPSQPEVNSKAKTKQPARTAACEAFVKKAPEMPKRSELATKTTNGTTATSTPETKATRNRAVEVLVPAAEPRREEKNNNSGTSGKKQQPPAQIKEERRSPPVLNPSPSPPPAPQSEHPQQNGKPPSAESPQPKGKPKKNKKKKGDKVNCSIDDVFLPKDIDLDSTEMDETEREVEYFKRFCLDSARQTRQRLSINWSNFSLKKATFAAH, translated from the exons ATGAGTCCGACCGATGCTAAACGGGGAGCTAAGCGCAGGAAGAACAAGCGGGGCGGTGGCAGCGGCTGCGGCGCAGTCTGCAGTGCCAGCGGCAAGGCCGGGGCTGTCTCGGCCCTGGGCTCTCCAGCAACGGCCGCACCTGCCCCCGTTGTGAGCTTTTTGACGCCGAGCACCAACGGGAGCGGGAATGCGGGGCCCATCTCGGGGCTTAACGGAGAG GTCCCAATGAACAATAATATTACACCACAGTTTACGGAGGGGCCAGTGAATGCCGACTTCTCTGGAGTACTTCAG ACCCCATTCACCTTTGGCCTGAACCAGCGGGCACCCTACACAGCTGGTGACCGCTGCCTCTTATGCCGATGTGAGCGCAAAGACAGTGCCCTCCAGTCAGAGCCAGGGCTCTTGGGTCAGAATGGAACAGCACAGCCCACAAAAACGTCCAGTGCCCTCCAGCTTCCCCTGTGGGTGTGCCCTGACTGTAGGCGCACCGTAGAGAAGGAGGACCGCCACACTGCTCTGGAGCAGTCTCTAGGG AACCAGGACTTCCTTTTGCACATGCCTGTGGGTAATGGAAACCTCGGACAGGAACCAGCCACAGGGGACAGACTGACCACAGCTGCACCCACATTACCCATGCTCCCTgcccctgacctcaccacacagaTGACTGTTGACACAGTGTGCAGCTGTGAGGCCTGCAATGACAGACG GGAGATCCCTTCAGAATCAGAGAGAGAGTCCCAGCAGTTGCAGAACCACTGGTCAGAAGTGCGCTACTTGGTGAGGTGTATCTACCGGCAGACCGGAACCTCGTTGGCAGATGACCACGACCAGCCGCTGGACAGAGATAAAGAGGGCATGAAGGAGCTGGTTGACAG GCTTTGTGAGAAGGACCCCTACCAGCTGTACCAGCGGCTGGAGCAGCAGGCTCGTGAGTATGTTTTAGAAATGAAGGTGCGGCTGCTGAAGCACCTGTCTGCAGGCTCCAAGGCAGCAGGTCCCTCGGGGGCAGTGGCTTCAGCCCATGGACCTCCTCAGGCCCACCAGTTCATTTCCCTGCTGCTGGAAGAATACAACGCCCTCTGCCAAGCTGCACGCACCATCAGCAGCTTCCTTCTCACCCTG GAGAATGAGCACCTTCAGAAATTCCAGGTGACGTGGGAGCTGCACAACAAGCACCTTTTTGAGAACTTGGTGTTCTCCGAACCCATCTTGCACAGCAGTTTACCTGCGCTAGTTGCACAGCTTAA GCATGGCACAGCCTCCCATGACTCCTACAGCGAAGACATGTACAGGACCTTGTTAGAAAGCTACCAGCAGCTGCAGCAGGAAATGGCTGCCGTTGCTGCTGAATGGCAGGAGTGTGAGAAGAGGATTGACGACTATGTGGATGAACAG CTGCTTTTCAAGGTGGAGGGTCAGAATCTTACAAACCAGCGGACTGAGCCACACAAGTCATTAATAAGCAAAAAT ACTTTGAAAACTAAACAGCGAATGCTAAAAGAAGACTGGGAGTTCTTCAAGCAACGAAGATTTATAGAAGAACAG TTGACCAACAGTAAGAAGTCCGTCACTGGAGACAACTTCACAGACACAATGAGAATGCTCTCCTCTCGTCTAAGTATTCCAGACTGTCCAAATTGCAATTATCGTAGAAG GTGCACGTGTGATGACTGTAGTCTTTCCCACATTCTGACATGTGGCATCATGGACTCGCCCATTGCTGAGGATCTTCACATCAAGCTCCCCCTGCAAGGGGACCCTCCACGTGACTACCTGGCAGAAGTGCATCCCCCCAGCCTTTCATCCGGCAGTTCAGCCTCAGGCTCCAATTCTAGTTCCCCCATCACAATTCAGCAGCACCCGCGGCTCATTCTGCCTGAAGGCGATAACAACACTTT CAttagtgatgatgatgaagtgCCTTCGCTGTCAACTAAGTTTGAAGACATCTTTCCTGTGAGTGGCTATGAGAACCCTAGTAATGTCACTGCCACTGTGAATGGCCTCCATAGCGAGCTCAATGGTGGAGGGGagaatgagacactgaaggaaGGG TCGCCCCAaggaagcagcagcagtagttcatcagaaggtgatgaggaggaggcTGATGGGGAGAGTGGTGGGGAGCCtcctgggcagcaggcagagctTCTCTCAGGAAAGAACAACAGCCCTCCACCATCCTACAACCATCAACAG GTGGAGCAGATCCAGCATGCCTGTGAATGCCATGTATGCAACCAAGACCCCAGCTCTTCCACTTTGGGCCCTGCTACCTGCCTGCCGCCCGGACGGCTACACACAACGCCTCCTCCTACTGTTGGACACCAGTTCTTCACAGACAACAAGACTCCTCCTACCCACCCAGCCCTCCACCTTTACCCGCACATTCACGGCCATCTGCCTCTGCGCAACCTGTCTCACCTCCCACGGCCCCTACTGCACCCCACGCTCTACCCTCCTAGTCCTCCTCTCGCACATAACAAG CCACTCCCCCCAACCCCCACTTTGAACCACTCAGCAGCCAAGCAGCCAGCATTCAGTCCCACCTTACAGGACCATGTTTACCAGAACTGTTTTGGTGGGGCTGGTGGAGCTGGTGGAGCCGGTGGAACTGGTGACTGGAATAGCTCACTGCAGTGCCTCTCACTTAAGTTTGAGAACCTGTGGGATGCTGCTTTGATGAAGAGCTGGAACCCTTCAGTGCTGCTGCCAGAGTCCCTTCCAG GTGACATGCTTGGCCCACCCCTCCCTGATGTGCCCCTGCCCCCAACCACATCCATCAGCCCCCATGGGGAACACCCTTCATTACCTACAACTCtggccccctcctcctcttcttcctcatccacctcatcctcctcatcctcttctgAGGCCAAAGAGCAAAAGAGGAGTGGCGCCAAGAAGAAGTGTCTGTACAATTTCCAGGATGCCTTCATGGACACAAGTCGAGTCGTGATGGCCACATCTGCCTCCACAGCTTCAGTGTCCTGCACTGCTACAACTGTCCAGTCAAGTAATAACCCACCCATCCACCTAGCATCTAAAAGACCCAACTTCTTAG ATGATGTATTTCACAGTCAAGGTAAAGAGGACCATAGACAGCCTACCCCTGTTGCTCCCAGAAATAGTCCCACAGGAATGGCCTCCCTTCCACCTCTCTCAGGCCAAGCCTTGCTCCCAGCACCTACTACACATCTACCCACAATGGGATCGCAGCCCTTCCCCAAAATGGCTACACCGGCCCAAGGCTTCATGGAGGCTCACCAGGGTTTGTGCCTGCCCCCTGCTGAGCCACCAGCCACTTCAGCTGAGGGCCCCATCAGTGCCCCTCCCAGTGTCTGCAG TGATCCTGACTGTGAGGGCCACCGGTGTGAGGGGAATGGGGCTTATGATCACCAGGTCTACGATGGTGAGGAGAGCCAGGATGAGGATAGCTGCTCTGAGCATAGTTCCTCTACTTCCACATCTACCAATCAGAAGGAGGGAAAGTACTGTGATTGCTGCTACTGCGAGTTCTTCGGTCATGGCGGG CCTCCAGCTGCCCCAACCAGTCGCAACTATGCAGAGATGCGGGAGAAGCTGCGCCTGCGTCTGACAAAGCGGAAGGAGGAGCAGCCAAAACGTGAGGAACAGCAGCCGGTGCTGGAGCGAGATGGTGGGGTAGAGGACCACAGACGTGTTGAGGACCTACTGCAGTTCATCAACAGTGCTGACAGTAAACCTGCCTCCAGCTCTAAAGCAGCCAAACGGGCCAGGCATAAACAAAAGAAG ATGGAGGAGAAGGCACGTCTGGAAGCAGAGGCCCGTGAGCGTGAGGAGCAGCAGCTGTTGGAGGAGCAGCAGCGTCGGCAGcgccaagaggaggaagaggcggAGCTCCAGCGGGAACTGCTGCGGCTGCAGGAGCTGCAGCATCTCCGTGCTgccaagaagaaaaagaaggagaaAGCCAAGGAGAACACAGCTCCCCCTCAAAACAACCCTCAGCCCCTTAAACAGACAGCACAGAACGTTCTAGAAAACCTTCAGAATGGCAAGTCGCAGCTCCTGCAGAGCCTCATCCACCTACCTGACCACAAGGAGCCCAGACTTGACCCAACAACACCTAggccacacacacagcacagcccAAAAAGCAACAGGGACAAGGCACTTTCTCCTGAGGATTCCACTCCCATCTCTTCTGCCAGTCTGCACAATGGCACTTCTCCATCTCAACCCGAGGTCAACAGTAAAGCCAAGACCAAGCAGCCTGCCAGGACAGCAGCTTGTGAAGCGTTTGTAAAGAAAGCCCCAGAGATGCCCAAGAGATCAGAGCTGGCAACAAAGACCACAAATGGCACCACTGCCACCTCTACACCAGAAACCAAAGCAACTCGAAACAGGGCTGTTGAGGTCCTGGTCCCAGCCGCTGAACCCAGGAGGGAAGAAAAGAATAATAACAGCGGTACCAGTGGAAAGAAGCAGCAGCCACCAGCCCAGataaaagaagagaggagaagcccACCTGTGTTAAACCCCTCCCCATCTCCACCTCCAGCCCCACAGTCGGAGCACCCCCAGCAGAATGGCAAGCCTCCCAGTGCTGAGTCGCCGCAGCCCAAGGGCAAAcccaagaagaacaagaagaagaaaggggaCAAGGTTAACTGCTCAATAG ATGATGTGTTCCTACCCAAAGACATCGATTTGGATAGTACTGAAATGGATGAGACTGAGAGGGAAGTGGAATATTTCAAAAG GTTCTGCCTAGATTCTGCACGGCAAACCCGTCAACGGCTTTCTATCAACTGGTCCAACTTTAGTTTGAAGAAGGCCACATTTGCTGCACAttga
- the fam193a gene encoding protein FAM193A isoform X2, producing the protein MSPTDAKRGAKRRKNKRGGGSGCGAVCSASGKAGAVSALGSPATAAPAPVVSFLTPSTNGSGNAGPISGLNGETPFTFGLNQRAPYTAGDRCLLCRCERKDSALQSEPGLLGQNGTAQPTKTSSALQLPLWVCPDCRRTVEKEDRHTALEQSLGNQDFLLHMPVGNGNLGQEPATGDRLTTAAPTLPMLPAPDLTTQMTVDTVCSCEACNDRREIPSESERESQQLQNHWSEVRYLVRCIYRQTGTSLADDHDQPLDRDKEGMKELVDRLCEKDPYQLYQRLEQQAREYVLEMKVRLLKHLSAGSKAAGPSGAVASAHGPPQAHQFISLLLEEYNALCQAARTISSFLLTLENEHLQKFQVTWELHNKHLFENLVFSEPILHSSLPALVAQLKHGTASHDSYSEDMYRTLLESYQQLQQEMAAVAAEWQECEKRIDDYVDEQLLFKVEGQNLTNQRTEPHKSLISKNTLKTKQRMLKEDWEFFKQRRFIEEQLTNSKKSVTGDNFTDTMRMLSSRLSIPDCPNCNYRRRCTCDDCSLSHILTCGIMDSPIAEDLHIKLPLQGDPPRDYLAEVHPPSLSSGSSASGSNSSSPITIQQHPRLILPEGDNNTFISDDDEVPSLSTKFEDIFPVSGYENPSNVTATVNGLHSELNGGGENETLKEGSPQGSSSSSSSEGDEEEADGESGGEPPGQQAELLSGKNNSPPPSYNHQQVEQIQHACECHVCNQDPSSSTLGPATCLPPGRLHTTPPPTVGHQFFTDNKTPPTHPALHLYPHIHGHLPLRNLSHLPRPLLHPTLYPPSPPLAHNKPLPPTPTLNHSAAKQPAFSPTLQDHVYQNCFGGAGGAGGAGGTGDWNSSLQCLSLKFENLWDAALMKSWNPSVLLPESLPGDMLGPPLPDVPLPPTTSISPHGEHPSLPTTLAPSSSSSSSTSSSSSSSEAKEQKRSGAKKKCLYNFQDAFMDTSRVVMATSASTASVSCTATTVQSSNNPPIHLASKRPNFLDDVFHSQGKEDHRQPTPVAPRNSPTGMASLPPLSGQALLPAPTTHLPTMGSQPFPKMATPAQGFMEAHQGLCLPPAEPPATSAEGPISAPPSVCSDPDCEGHRCEGNGAYDHQVYDGEESQDEDSCSEHSSSTSTSTNQKEGKYCDCCYCEFFGHGGPPAAPTSRNYAEMREKLRLRLTKRKEEQPKREEQQPVLERDGGVEDHRRVEDLLQFINSADSKPASSSKAAKRARHKQKKMEEKARLEAEAREREEQQLLEEQQRRQRQEEEEAELQRELLRLQELQHLRAAKKKKKEKAKENTAPPQNNPQPLKQTAQNVLENLQNGKSQLLQSLIHLPDHKEPRLDPTTPRPHTQHSPKSNRDKALSPEDSTPISSASLHNGTSPSQPEVNSKAKTKQPARTAACEAFVKKAPEMPKRSELATKTTNGTTATSTPETKATRNRAVEVLVPAAEPRREEKNNNSGTSGKKQQPPAQIKEERRSPPVLNPSPSPPPAPQSEHPQQNGKPPSAESPQPKGKPKKNKKKKGDKVNCSIDDVFLPKDIDLDSTEMDETEREVEYFKRFCLDSARQTRQRLSINWSNFSLKKATFAAH; encoded by the exons ATGAGTCCGACCGATGCTAAACGGGGAGCTAAGCGCAGGAAGAACAAGCGGGGCGGTGGCAGCGGCTGCGGCGCAGTCTGCAGTGCCAGCGGCAAGGCCGGGGCTGTCTCGGCCCTGGGCTCTCCAGCAACGGCCGCACCTGCCCCCGTTGTGAGCTTTTTGACGCCGAGCACCAACGGGAGCGGGAATGCGGGGCCCATCTCGGGGCTTAACGGAGAG ACCCCATTCACCTTTGGCCTGAACCAGCGGGCACCCTACACAGCTGGTGACCGCTGCCTCTTATGCCGATGTGAGCGCAAAGACAGTGCCCTCCAGTCAGAGCCAGGGCTCTTGGGTCAGAATGGAACAGCACAGCCCACAAAAACGTCCAGTGCCCTCCAGCTTCCCCTGTGGGTGTGCCCTGACTGTAGGCGCACCGTAGAGAAGGAGGACCGCCACACTGCTCTGGAGCAGTCTCTAGGG AACCAGGACTTCCTTTTGCACATGCCTGTGGGTAATGGAAACCTCGGACAGGAACCAGCCACAGGGGACAGACTGACCACAGCTGCACCCACATTACCCATGCTCCCTgcccctgacctcaccacacagaTGACTGTTGACACAGTGTGCAGCTGTGAGGCCTGCAATGACAGACG GGAGATCCCTTCAGAATCAGAGAGAGAGTCCCAGCAGTTGCAGAACCACTGGTCAGAAGTGCGCTACTTGGTGAGGTGTATCTACCGGCAGACCGGAACCTCGTTGGCAGATGACCACGACCAGCCGCTGGACAGAGATAAAGAGGGCATGAAGGAGCTGGTTGACAG GCTTTGTGAGAAGGACCCCTACCAGCTGTACCAGCGGCTGGAGCAGCAGGCTCGTGAGTATGTTTTAGAAATGAAGGTGCGGCTGCTGAAGCACCTGTCTGCAGGCTCCAAGGCAGCAGGTCCCTCGGGGGCAGTGGCTTCAGCCCATGGACCTCCTCAGGCCCACCAGTTCATTTCCCTGCTGCTGGAAGAATACAACGCCCTCTGCCAAGCTGCACGCACCATCAGCAGCTTCCTTCTCACCCTG GAGAATGAGCACCTTCAGAAATTCCAGGTGACGTGGGAGCTGCACAACAAGCACCTTTTTGAGAACTTGGTGTTCTCCGAACCCATCTTGCACAGCAGTTTACCTGCGCTAGTTGCACAGCTTAA GCATGGCACAGCCTCCCATGACTCCTACAGCGAAGACATGTACAGGACCTTGTTAGAAAGCTACCAGCAGCTGCAGCAGGAAATGGCTGCCGTTGCTGCTGAATGGCAGGAGTGTGAGAAGAGGATTGACGACTATGTGGATGAACAG CTGCTTTTCAAGGTGGAGGGTCAGAATCTTACAAACCAGCGGACTGAGCCACACAAGTCATTAATAAGCAAAAAT ACTTTGAAAACTAAACAGCGAATGCTAAAAGAAGACTGGGAGTTCTTCAAGCAACGAAGATTTATAGAAGAACAG TTGACCAACAGTAAGAAGTCCGTCACTGGAGACAACTTCACAGACACAATGAGAATGCTCTCCTCTCGTCTAAGTATTCCAGACTGTCCAAATTGCAATTATCGTAGAAG GTGCACGTGTGATGACTGTAGTCTTTCCCACATTCTGACATGTGGCATCATGGACTCGCCCATTGCTGAGGATCTTCACATCAAGCTCCCCCTGCAAGGGGACCCTCCACGTGACTACCTGGCAGAAGTGCATCCCCCCAGCCTTTCATCCGGCAGTTCAGCCTCAGGCTCCAATTCTAGTTCCCCCATCACAATTCAGCAGCACCCGCGGCTCATTCTGCCTGAAGGCGATAACAACACTTT CAttagtgatgatgatgaagtgCCTTCGCTGTCAACTAAGTTTGAAGACATCTTTCCTGTGAGTGGCTATGAGAACCCTAGTAATGTCACTGCCACTGTGAATGGCCTCCATAGCGAGCTCAATGGTGGAGGGGagaatgagacactgaaggaaGGG TCGCCCCAaggaagcagcagcagtagttcatcagaaggtgatgaggaggaggcTGATGGGGAGAGTGGTGGGGAGCCtcctgggcagcaggcagagctTCTCTCAGGAAAGAACAACAGCCCTCCACCATCCTACAACCATCAACAG GTGGAGCAGATCCAGCATGCCTGTGAATGCCATGTATGCAACCAAGACCCCAGCTCTTCCACTTTGGGCCCTGCTACCTGCCTGCCGCCCGGACGGCTACACACAACGCCTCCTCCTACTGTTGGACACCAGTTCTTCACAGACAACAAGACTCCTCCTACCCACCCAGCCCTCCACCTTTACCCGCACATTCACGGCCATCTGCCTCTGCGCAACCTGTCTCACCTCCCACGGCCCCTACTGCACCCCACGCTCTACCCTCCTAGTCCTCCTCTCGCACATAACAAG CCACTCCCCCCAACCCCCACTTTGAACCACTCAGCAGCCAAGCAGCCAGCATTCAGTCCCACCTTACAGGACCATGTTTACCAGAACTGTTTTGGTGGGGCTGGTGGAGCTGGTGGAGCCGGTGGAACTGGTGACTGGAATAGCTCACTGCAGTGCCTCTCACTTAAGTTTGAGAACCTGTGGGATGCTGCTTTGATGAAGAGCTGGAACCCTTCAGTGCTGCTGCCAGAGTCCCTTCCAG GTGACATGCTTGGCCCACCCCTCCCTGATGTGCCCCTGCCCCCAACCACATCCATCAGCCCCCATGGGGAACACCCTTCATTACCTACAACTCtggccccctcctcctcttcttcctcatccacctcatcctcctcatcctcttctgAGGCCAAAGAGCAAAAGAGGAGTGGCGCCAAGAAGAAGTGTCTGTACAATTTCCAGGATGCCTTCATGGACACAAGTCGAGTCGTGATGGCCACATCTGCCTCCACAGCTTCAGTGTCCTGCACTGCTACAACTGTCCAGTCAAGTAATAACCCACCCATCCACCTAGCATCTAAAAGACCCAACTTCTTAG ATGATGTATTTCACAGTCAAGGTAAAGAGGACCATAGACAGCCTACCCCTGTTGCTCCCAGAAATAGTCCCACAGGAATGGCCTCCCTTCCACCTCTCTCAGGCCAAGCCTTGCTCCCAGCACCTACTACACATCTACCCACAATGGGATCGCAGCCCTTCCCCAAAATGGCTACACCGGCCCAAGGCTTCATGGAGGCTCACCAGGGTTTGTGCCTGCCCCCTGCTGAGCCACCAGCCACTTCAGCTGAGGGCCCCATCAGTGCCCCTCCCAGTGTCTGCAG TGATCCTGACTGTGAGGGCCACCGGTGTGAGGGGAATGGGGCTTATGATCACCAGGTCTACGATGGTGAGGAGAGCCAGGATGAGGATAGCTGCTCTGAGCATAGTTCCTCTACTTCCACATCTACCAATCAGAAGGAGGGAAAGTACTGTGATTGCTGCTACTGCGAGTTCTTCGGTCATGGCGGG CCTCCAGCTGCCCCAACCAGTCGCAACTATGCAGAGATGCGGGAGAAGCTGCGCCTGCGTCTGACAAAGCGGAAGGAGGAGCAGCCAAAACGTGAGGAACAGCAGCCGGTGCTGGAGCGAGATGGTGGGGTAGAGGACCACAGACGTGTTGAGGACCTACTGCAGTTCATCAACAGTGCTGACAGTAAACCTGCCTCCAGCTCTAAAGCAGCCAAACGGGCCAGGCATAAACAAAAGAAG ATGGAGGAGAAGGCACGTCTGGAAGCAGAGGCCCGTGAGCGTGAGGAGCAGCAGCTGTTGGAGGAGCAGCAGCGTCGGCAGcgccaagaggaggaagaggcggAGCTCCAGCGGGAACTGCTGCGGCTGCAGGAGCTGCAGCATCTCCGTGCTgccaagaagaaaaagaaggagaaAGCCAAGGAGAACACAGCTCCCCCTCAAAACAACCCTCAGCCCCTTAAACAGACAGCACAGAACGTTCTAGAAAACCTTCAGAATGGCAAGTCGCAGCTCCTGCAGAGCCTCATCCACCTACCTGACCACAAGGAGCCCAGACTTGACCCAACAACACCTAggccacacacacagcacagcccAAAAAGCAACAGGGACAAGGCACTTTCTCCTGAGGATTCCACTCCCATCTCTTCTGCCAGTCTGCACAATGGCACTTCTCCATCTCAACCCGAGGTCAACAGTAAAGCCAAGACCAAGCAGCCTGCCAGGACAGCAGCTTGTGAAGCGTTTGTAAAGAAAGCCCCAGAGATGCCCAAGAGATCAGAGCTGGCAACAAAGACCACAAATGGCACCACTGCCACCTCTACACCAGAAACCAAAGCAACTCGAAACAGGGCTGTTGAGGTCCTGGTCCCAGCCGCTGAACCCAGGAGGGAAGAAAAGAATAATAACAGCGGTACCAGTGGAAAGAAGCAGCAGCCACCAGCCCAGataaaagaagagaggagaagcccACCTGTGTTAAACCCCTCCCCATCTCCACCTCCAGCCCCACAGTCGGAGCACCCCCAGCAGAATGGCAAGCCTCCCAGTGCTGAGTCGCCGCAGCCCAAGGGCAAAcccaagaagaacaagaagaagaaaggggaCAAGGTTAACTGCTCAATAG ATGATGTGTTCCTACCCAAAGACATCGATTTGGATAGTACTGAAATGGATGAGACTGAGAGGGAAGTGGAATATTTCAAAAG GTTCTGCCTAGATTCTGCACGGCAAACCCGTCAACGGCTTTCTATCAACTGGTCCAACTTTAGTTTGAAGAAGGCCACATTTGCTGCACAttga